A genomic window from Gossypium hirsutum isolate 1008001.06 chromosome D12, Gossypium_hirsutum_v2.1, whole genome shotgun sequence includes:
- the LOC107947239 gene encoding protein IQ-DOMAIN 1 isoform X1, with product MGKKGSGWFSTVKKVFKSSHKDLPDKKRENNVEKWPNEAPDAVSFEHFPAESSPDITNNESAMSTPLNEDRNHAIAVAMATAAAAEAAVAAAQAAAKVVRLAGYGRQSKEERAATLIQSYYRGYLARRALRALKGLVRLQALVRGYNVRKQAQMTMRCMQALVRVQARVQARRLQLTDHDKIPKRSDEDYEEKKGTGEVERKPRSLLKRYDSWDGGQQSSEKVKESVSKKHDAAMRRERALAYAYSYQQQQPQQQLMQPHPNGKDVGVHLNDREKAQWGWNWLEHWMSSQPYDARQLGHQEGSYMTLLTTTATTTVTDNMSEKTVEMDVVTAMDSGSYSTLQQAQSGSSNVPSYMAPTQSAKAKVRSQGPMIMKQQRVPHAPQWNPSTKKSPGCDSSSSGGGTTVYQAPRSPGQKSNGARIPSRRLGGCSPDTAGGHGGEDWRLPIGSHGW from the exons ATGGGAAAGAAAGGGAGTGGATGGTTCTCGACGGTGAAGAAAGTGTTCAAATCATCTCACAAAGACTTGCCTGACAAAAAA AGAGAGAATAATGTGGAGAAATGGCCAAATGAGGCCCCGGATGCAGTGTCGTTTGAACATTTTCCAGCGGAGAGTTCACCGGACATCACGAATAATGAGAGTGCAATGTCGACTCCTCTGAATGAAGATAGGAACCATGCCATTGCTGTCGCCATGGCAACTGCTGCTGCTGCAGAAGCAGCTGTTGCGGCAGCTCAAGCTGCCGCTAAAGTCGTCCGGTTGGCGGGTTATGGACGACAGTCTAAGGAAGAAAGAGCTGCAACGCTTATACAGTCGTATTATAGAGGCTATCTG GCTCGGAGAGCTTTGCGTGCTTTGAAGGGACTGGTGAGGTTGCAGGCACTAGTGAGAGGTTATAACGTGCGCAAACAAGCGCAAATGACAATGCGGTGCATGCAAGCATTAGTCCGGGTGCAGGCAAGAGTTCAAGCTCGTAGGCTGCAGCTAACTGATCATGATAAGATCCCCAAGAGATCAGACGAGGActatgaagaaaaaaaaggaacGGGAGAAGTAGAACGAAAGCCAAGGAGCCTGTTGAAGAGATATGACAGTTGGGATGGTGGACAGCAAAGCTCGGAGAAGGTTAAGGAAAGTGTTTCGAAGAAACATGATGCTGCGATGAGACGAGAACGAGCCCTTGCTTATGCCTATAGCTATCAG CAGCAACAGCCACAGCAACAACTCATGCAACCGCACCCCAATGGCAAAGATGTTGGAGTCCACCTTAATGATCGCGAGAAGGCACAATGGGGTTGGAACTGGCTCGAGCATTGGATGTCATCGCAACCGTACGACGCTCGTCAACTAGGCCATCAAGAAGGTTCTTACATGACACTGCTGACCACCACCGCAACCACTACCGTTACCGATAACATGTCTGAGAAAACTGTTGAAATGGATGTTGTGACAGCAATGGATTCAGGCTCATACTCAACCCTGCAGCAGGCTCAATCAGGGTCAAGTAATGTACCTAGCTACATGGCCCCAACCCAATCTGCCAAAGCCAAGGTTCGAAGCCAAGGACCTATGATTATGAAGCAGCAACGTGTACCACATGCACCCCAATGGAACCCATCAACAAAAAAATCCCCAGGTTGTGATTCATCAAGTTCAGGTGGAGGAACAACAGTCTACCAGGCACCAAGGAGCCCTGGCCAAAAGAGTAACGGTGCTCGCATACCGTCTAGGCGTCTAGGTGGATGTAGCCCGGATACCGCTGGTGGCCACGGTGGAGAAGATTGGAGGTTGCCTATTGGCAGTCATGGCtggtga
- the LOC107947238 gene encoding phytolongin Phyl2.2, whose protein sequence is MISDPKLILYACIAKGPTVVAEFTRKEAVGIEPLARECIEKAPPYHSMFSHTVSQRSYTFLIDDPFVYFIISHEDLDKSESFWFLNRLKGALDDFLLTGLVMGTDNLTPNCLQSHFDPVFSEALGLGLGLDFVPSPVVKDSRNPTVVAPLLGGLKKKKRSGGGLEVNGVETKDGCGGVGGGGGGIVGMENTVDLSDNFRDYPVSMQKSGGLCGGGGGDKQKAKQTWRKHVWVVLILDLLVCATLFGVWLWVCRGLQCIDG, encoded by the coding sequence ATGATTTCCGATCCTAAGCTGATACTATATGCTTGCATTGCAAAAGGACCCACAGTTGTGGCTGAATTCACTCGCAAAGAAGCCGTGGGGATCGAGCCATTAGCAAGGGAATGCATCGAGAAAGCCCCTCCTTACCATTCAATGTTCTCTCATACAGTTTCCCAAAGGTCCTATACCTTCTTAATCGATGACCCTTTTGTTTATTTCATCATATCCCATGAAGATCTCGACAAATCTGAGTCGTTTTGGTTCTTGAATCGCTTGAAAGGTGCTTTGGACGATTTTCTACTCACTGGTTTAGTTATGGGTACTGATAATTTGACCCCAAATTGTCTTCAATCTCATTTCGATCCGGTTTTTTCAGAGgctttgggtttgggtttgggtttggatTTTGTTCCATCCCCAGTAGTAAAAGATAGTAGAAACCCAACCGTGGTGGCTCCTTTGTTAGGGggtttgaaaaagaagaaaagatccgGTGGTGGTTTGGAAGTAAACGGCGTTGAAACCAAAGATGGTTGCGGTGGAGTTGGCGGCGGCGGCGGTGGGATTGTTGGGATGGAGAATACAGTTGATTTAAGCGACAATTTTAGAGATTACCCAGTTTCAATGCAAAAAAGTGGTGGTTTATGTGGTGGTGGTGGCGGCGATAAACAAAAGGCTAAACAAACATGGAGGAAACATGTTTGGGTAGTTTTAATATTGGATTTGCTTGTTTGTGCTACTTTATTTGGGGTTTGGTTATGGGTTTGCAGAGGCTTACAATGCATTGATGGCTAA
- the LOC107947239 gene encoding protein IQ-DOMAIN 1 isoform X3 encodes MSTPLNEDRNHAIAVAMATAAAAEAAVAAAQAAAKVVRLAGYGRQSKEERAATLIQSYYRGYLARRALRALKGLVRLQALVRGYNVRKQAQMTMRCMQALVRVQARVQARRLQLTDHDKIPKRSDEDYEEKKGTGEVERKPRSLLKRYDSWDGGQQSSEKVKESVSKKHDAAMRRERALAYAYSYQQQQPQQQLMQPHPNGKDVGVHLNDREKAQWGWNWLEHWMSSQPYDARQLGHQEGSYMTLLTTTATTTVTDNMSEKTVEMDVVTAMDSGSYSTLQQAQSGSSNVPSYMAPTQSAKAKVRSQGPMIMKQQRVPHAPQWNPSTKKSPGCDSSSSGGGTTVYQAPRSPGQKSNGARIPSRRLGGCSPDTAGGHGGEDWRLPIGSHGW; translated from the exons ATGTCGACTCCTCTGAATGAAGATAGGAACCATGCCATTGCTGTCGCCATGGCAACTGCTGCTGCTGCAGAAGCAGCTGTTGCGGCAGCTCAAGCTGCCGCTAAAGTCGTCCGGTTGGCGGGTTATGGACGACAGTCTAAGGAAGAAAGAGCTGCAACGCTTATACAGTCGTATTATAGAGGCTATCTG GCTCGGAGAGCTTTGCGTGCTTTGAAGGGACTGGTGAGGTTGCAGGCACTAGTGAGAGGTTATAACGTGCGCAAACAAGCGCAAATGACAATGCGGTGCATGCAAGCATTAGTCCGGGTGCAGGCAAGAGTTCAAGCTCGTAGGCTGCAGCTAACTGATCATGATAAGATCCCCAAGAGATCAGACGAGGActatgaagaaaaaaaaggaacGGGAGAAGTAGAACGAAAGCCAAGGAGCCTGTTGAAGAGATATGACAGTTGGGATGGTGGACAGCAAAGCTCGGAGAAGGTTAAGGAAAGTGTTTCGAAGAAACATGATGCTGCGATGAGACGAGAACGAGCCCTTGCTTATGCCTATAGCTATCAG CAGCAACAGCCACAGCAACAACTCATGCAACCGCACCCCAATGGCAAAGATGTTGGAGTCCACCTTAATGATCGCGAGAAGGCACAATGGGGTTGGAACTGGCTCGAGCATTGGATGTCATCGCAACCGTACGACGCTCGTCAACTAGGCCATCAAGAAGGTTCTTACATGACACTGCTGACCACCACCGCAACCACTACCGTTACCGATAACATGTCTGAGAAAACTGTTGAAATGGATGTTGTGACAGCAATGGATTCAGGCTCATACTCAACCCTGCAGCAGGCTCAATCAGGGTCAAGTAATGTACCTAGCTACATGGCCCCAACCCAATCTGCCAAAGCCAAGGTTCGAAGCCAAGGACCTATGATTATGAAGCAGCAACGTGTACCACATGCACCCCAATGGAACCCATCAACAAAAAAATCCCCAGGTTGTGATTCATCAAGTTCAGGTGGAGGAACAACAGTCTACCAGGCACCAAGGAGCCCTGGCCAAAAGAGTAACGGTGCTCGCATACCGTCTAGGCGTCTAGGTGGATGTAGCCCGGATACCGCTGGTGGCCACGGTGGAGAAGATTGGAGGTTGCCTATTGGCAGTCATGGCtggtga
- the LOC107947239 gene encoding protein IQ-DOMAIN 1 isoform X2, with protein sequence MGKKGSGWFSTVKKVFKSSHKDLPDKKRENNVEKWPNEAPDAVSFEHFPAESSPDITNNESAMSTPLNEDRNHAIAVAMATAAAAEAAVAAAQAAAKVVRLAGYGRQSKEERAATLIQSYYRGYLARRALRALKGLVRLQALVRGYNVRKQAQMTMRCMQALVRVQARVQARRLQLTDHDKIPKRSDEDYEEKKGTGEVERKPRSLLKRYDSWDGGQQSSEKVKESVSKKHDAAMRRERALAYAYSYQQQPQQQLMQPHPNGKDVGVHLNDREKAQWGWNWLEHWMSSQPYDARQLGHQEGSYMTLLTTTATTTVTDNMSEKTVEMDVVTAMDSGSYSTLQQAQSGSSNVPSYMAPTQSAKAKVRSQGPMIMKQQRVPHAPQWNPSTKKSPGCDSSSSGGGTTVYQAPRSPGQKSNGARIPSRRLGGCSPDTAGGHGGEDWRLPIGSHGW encoded by the exons ATGGGAAAGAAAGGGAGTGGATGGTTCTCGACGGTGAAGAAAGTGTTCAAATCATCTCACAAAGACTTGCCTGACAAAAAA AGAGAGAATAATGTGGAGAAATGGCCAAATGAGGCCCCGGATGCAGTGTCGTTTGAACATTTTCCAGCGGAGAGTTCACCGGACATCACGAATAATGAGAGTGCAATGTCGACTCCTCTGAATGAAGATAGGAACCATGCCATTGCTGTCGCCATGGCAACTGCTGCTGCTGCAGAAGCAGCTGTTGCGGCAGCTCAAGCTGCCGCTAAAGTCGTCCGGTTGGCGGGTTATGGACGACAGTCTAAGGAAGAAAGAGCTGCAACGCTTATACAGTCGTATTATAGAGGCTATCTG GCTCGGAGAGCTTTGCGTGCTTTGAAGGGACTGGTGAGGTTGCAGGCACTAGTGAGAGGTTATAACGTGCGCAAACAAGCGCAAATGACAATGCGGTGCATGCAAGCATTAGTCCGGGTGCAGGCAAGAGTTCAAGCTCGTAGGCTGCAGCTAACTGATCATGATAAGATCCCCAAGAGATCAGACGAGGActatgaagaaaaaaaaggaacGGGAGAAGTAGAACGAAAGCCAAGGAGCCTGTTGAAGAGATATGACAGTTGGGATGGTGGACAGCAAAGCTCGGAGAAGGTTAAGGAAAGTGTTTCGAAGAAACATGATGCTGCGATGAGACGAGAACGAGCCCTTGCTTATGCCTATAGCTATCAG CAACAGCCACAGCAACAACTCATGCAACCGCACCCCAATGGCAAAGATGTTGGAGTCCACCTTAATGATCGCGAGAAGGCACAATGGGGTTGGAACTGGCTCGAGCATTGGATGTCATCGCAACCGTACGACGCTCGTCAACTAGGCCATCAAGAAGGTTCTTACATGACACTGCTGACCACCACCGCAACCACTACCGTTACCGATAACATGTCTGAGAAAACTGTTGAAATGGATGTTGTGACAGCAATGGATTCAGGCTCATACTCAACCCTGCAGCAGGCTCAATCAGGGTCAAGTAATGTACCTAGCTACATGGCCCCAACCCAATCTGCCAAAGCCAAGGTTCGAAGCCAAGGACCTATGATTATGAAGCAGCAACGTGTACCACATGCACCCCAATGGAACCCATCAACAAAAAAATCCCCAGGTTGTGATTCATCAAGTTCAGGTGGAGGAACAACAGTCTACCAGGCACCAAGGAGCCCTGGCCAAAAGAGTAACGGTGCTCGCATACCGTCTAGGCGTCTAGGTGGATGTAGCCCGGATACCGCTGGTGGCCACGGTGGAGAAGATTGGAGGTTGCCTATTGGCAGTCATGGCtggtga